In Dryobates pubescens isolate bDryPub1 unplaced genomic scaffold, bDryPub1.pri scaffold_61_arrow_ctg1, whole genome shotgun sequence, the following proteins share a genomic window:
- the P3H1 gene encoding prolyl 3-hydroxylase 1, whose protein sequence is MAVPVLPLLLLPSSLLLLARAATPLEPGPMPGPADLPLPAQPPDALFAAGAEAYSRGDWPAVVLQMERALRARAALRARLVRCRLHCANATAGPAEGIESHPGSVISDLLFFRGLLRRAACLRGCGPPAPSRYRLGDELDREFSKRSPYNYLQVAYFKMNRPAKAASAAHTFFIANPGHQEMRQNLEYYQAMAGVRTEDFTDLEAKPHMSEFQLGVRFYTEEQPAAAILHLEKALQEYFVADAECRVLCEGPYDYEGYNYLEYNADLFQAITDHYMQVLSCKQGCVTELASQPGREKPLEDFLPSHFNYLQFAYYNNGNYDKAIECAKTYLLFFPSDEVMSQNLAYYTAVLGQNLADLIQPREEIQAYRRRSLMEKELLFFSYDVFGIPFVDPDTWTPEEVIPKRLQEKQKVERETAARISEEIGNLMKEIETLVEEKSKESADMSKFIREGGPLMYKGASVTMNSKALNGSQRVVVDGVLSAEECQELQSLTNAAASAGDGYRGKTSPHTPSETFYGVTVLKALKLGQEGKVPLLSAYLYYNVTEKVRHMMESYFRLEVPLHFSYSHLVCRTAIDEKQEGRSDNSHEVHVDNCILNAEALVCVKEPPAYTFRDYSAILYLNGDFEGGAFYFTELDAKTETAEVQPQCGRAVGFSSGSENPHGVKAVTKGQRCAIALWFTLDPRHSERERVQAADLVKMLFSTEEGDLLQEPEQELPATVGKDEL, encoded by the exons ATGGCGGTGCCcgtgctgccgctgctgctgttgccatcgtcgctgctgctgctggcgcgGGCGGCGACGCCACTGGAGCCGGGACCGATGCCGGGACCGGCCGATCTCCCGCTGCCGGCCCAGCCCCCAGACGCTCTGTTTGCCGCCGGCGCCGAGGCGTACTCCCGGGGCGACTGGCCCGCCGTGGTGCTGCAGATGGAGCGGGCACTGCGGGCCCGCGCGGCCCTGCGCGCCCGGTTGGTGCGGTGCCGCCTGCACTGCGCCAACGCCACGGCGGGACCGGCGGAGGGAATCGAGAGCCATCCCGGATCGGTGATTAGCGACCTGCTTTTCTTCCGGGGGCTATTGCGCCGCGCTGCCTGCTTACGGGGCTGCGGGCCCCCGGCGCCCTCCCGGTACCGGCTGGGCGACGAGCTGGACCGGGAGTTCAGCAAGCGCAGCCCCTACAACTACCTCCAGGTCGCCTACTTCAAG ATGAACCGTCCGGCAAAGGCGGCATCAGCGGCACACACCTTCTTCATAGCCAACCCCGGACACCAGGAGATGAGGCAGAACCTGGAGTACTACCAAGCCATGGCAGGCGTCCGCACGGAGGACTTCACTGACCTGGAGGCCAAACCCCACATG agtGAGTTTCAGCTGGGTGTCCGATTTTACACcgaggagcagcctgctgctgccatcctaCACCTGGAGAAGGCACTGCAGGAGTATTTCGTGGCAGATGCCGAGTGCCGCGTGCTCTGTGAGGGGCCCTACGATTATGagggctacaactacctggagtaCAATGCAGACCTTTTCCAGGCCATCACAG aTCACTACAtgcaggtgctgagctgcaAGCAGGGCTGTGTTACGGAGCtggcctcacagcctggccGGGAGAAGCCTTTGGAGGATTTCCTGCCCTCACACTTCAACTACTTGCAGTTTGCCTACTACAACA ATGGGAATTACGATAAAGCCATTGAATGTGCAAAAACCTACCTGCTCTTCTTCCCAAGTGACGAGGTGATGAGCCAGAATTTGGCCTATTACACTGCTGTCCTGGGTCAAAACCTGGCAGATCTCATCCAGCCCCGAGAG GAGATCCAGGCGTACCGCCGGCGAAGCCTGATGGAGAAAGAGCTTCTGTTCTTCAGCTATGATGTCTTTGGCATTCCCTTCGTGGACCCG GACACATGGACACCTGAAGAGGTAATACCAAAAAGGCTGCAAGAGAAACAAAA GGTGGAGCGGGAGACAGCAGCACGCATCTCAGAAGAGATTGGCAACCTCATGAAGGAGATTGAGACACTGGTGGAGGAGAAGTCCAAGGAGTCTGCTGACATGAGCAAGTTTATCCGAGAAG GTGGCCCCTTAATGTACAAAGGAGCCAGTGTGACCATGAACTCCAAGGCCCTGAACGGCTCCCAGCGCGTGGTGGTGGATGGGGTTCTTTCTGCAGAGgaatgccaggagctgcagagcctcaccAAC gcagctgcttctgctggggaTGGCTATCGTGGGAAGACATCTCCTCACACCCCCAGTGAGACCTTCTATGGAGTGACCGTGCTCAAGGCCCTCAAG CTGGGCCAGGAGGGCAAGGTGCCCCTGCTGAGCGCCTACCTCTACTACAACGTGACGGAGAAGGTGCGGCACATGATGGAGTCCTACTTCCGTCTGGAGGTTCCACTCCACTTCTCCTACTCCCACCTGGTGTGCCGCACAGCCATCGACG AGAAGCAAGAAGGCCGGAGTGACAACAGTCACGAGGTGCATGTGGACAACTGCATACTCAACGCAGAGGCTCTGGTGTGTGTGAAGGAACCCCCAGCCTACACCTTCCGGGATTACAG TGCCATCCTCTACCTCAATGGGGACTTTGAAGGAGGAGCTTTCTATTTCACTGAGCTGGATGCCAAGACTGAGACT gcagaggtgcagcctcagTGTGGCCGTGCCGTGGGCTTCTCCTCTGGC